One window of the Shewanella litorisediminis genome contains the following:
- a CDS encoding YqhA family protein yields the protein MKNQLERLLWSSRLSVIFGVVACIVAALVVFIMGAKDVLHMLHLLWDYLASGSLEVRNDLVMVVIEILDTFLLGAVLLIFAFGLYELFIRDIKPASESEVGGKILIISSIDSLKSKLGKVILMMLVIKLFSFFSELKPQSALELLYMAGVVVLVALALMLTKDKQA from the coding sequence ATGAAAAACCAACTGGAGCGTTTGCTGTGGAGCAGCCGTCTGTCGGTGATTTTTGGGGTGGTGGCCTGTATCGTGGCGGCTCTGGTGGTCTTTATCATGGGCGCCAAGGACGTGCTGCACATGCTTCACCTGCTGTGGGATTACCTTGCCAGTGGCAGCCTTGAGGTGCGTAACGATCTGGTGATGGTGGTCATTGAAATCCTCGACACCTTTTTGCTGGGCGCTGTGCTGCTGATTTTTGCCTTCGGTCTTTACGAGCTCTTTATCCGTGACATCAAGCCGGCGTCAGAGTCAGAGGTTGGCGGTAAAATTCTGATTATCAGCAGCATAGACTCACTCAAAAGCAAGCTTGGCAAGGTCATACTCATGATGCTGGTGATCAAGCTGTTTTCCTTTTTCAGCGAGCTCAAGCCCCAGAGCGCACTGGAGCTGCTGTATATGGCCGGCGTGGTGGTGTTGGTTGCCCTGGCGCTGATGCTCACCAAGGACAAGCAGGCCTGA
- a CDS encoding PhoH family protein — translation MEQDDRKLFVLDTNVLLHEPLAIYSFKEHDVIVPMTVLEELDQIKDRKRDVSRDARVAIRALEDTLGGETTPEQIIAGVPLPAREGHEATGTLAIFPDHQLEMTIGGLPGDHNDNRIINTALYLQKQHSPRPVVLVTKDINMRLKAKGAGIKLVEDYRTDQLIDDIRFLTKGFHQFEGNFWEHLEKVSTTRHGRQTIHEVPLKDLEDDHLYINQYLIDEESDFCGRVISKDDTHLHIVDLGRSRLLNLEAWGIRPKNVYQGMALQALLDPDIDMVILTGPAGCGKTLLAMAAALELVVERNQYDKVIVTRNTPEIAESIGFLPGTEEEKMAPWLAAITDTLEVLHKNDVNPHGSMNYIMEKANIQFKSINFMRGRSIQNAIVLLDECQNLTASQIKTMITRMGEGTKLICSGNLAQIDSNYLTAVTSGLTYIVERFKNFEGSANVYLNGVVRSRLAEFAEEHL, via the coding sequence ATGGAACAAGACGACAGAAAGTTGTTTGTACTGGATACCAATGTTTTATTGCACGAACCCTTAGCGATTTATTCCTTTAAAGAACACGATGTCATAGTCCCTATGACTGTTCTTGAAGAGCTGGACCAGATCAAAGACCGCAAGCGGGATGTCAGCCGTGACGCCCGGGTCGCCATCAGGGCACTGGAAGATACCCTTGGCGGCGAAACCACCCCCGAACAGATTATTGCAGGCGTTCCCCTGCCGGCCCGCGAAGGCCACGAAGCCACAGGCACACTCGCCATTTTCCCCGACCATCAACTTGAAATGACCATAGGCGGCCTGCCCGGCGACCATAACGACAACCGTATTATCAATACTGCGCTCTATCTGCAAAAACAGCACTCACCACGTCCCGTGGTGTTGGTCACCAAAGATATCAATATGCGCCTCAAGGCAAAGGGCGCCGGCATCAAACTGGTAGAAGACTACCGCACCGACCAACTTATCGATGACATTCGCTTCTTAACTAAGGGCTTTCATCAGTTTGAAGGCAATTTTTGGGAGCATCTGGAGAAGGTGTCCACTACCCGCCACGGCCGCCAGACTATCCACGAAGTCCCCCTTAAAGATCTCGAAGACGACCATCTCTATATCAACCAATACCTTATCGACGAAGAATCTGACTTTTGTGGCAGAGTCATCTCCAAGGACGATACCCACCTGCACATAGTGGATTTGGGGCGCAGCCGCTTGCTGAATCTGGAAGCCTGGGGCATAAGGCCTAAAAACGTGTATCAGGGCATGGCGTTGCAGGCGCTGCTGGATCCGGATATCGACATGGTCATACTTACCGGCCCCGCCGGCTGCGGTAAAACCCTGCTGGCCATGGCGGCGGCACTTGAGCTGGTGGTGGAACGCAATCAGTACGACAAGGTGATAGTGACCCGCAACACCCCGGAAATTGCCGAGTCCATCGGCTTCTTGCCCGGCACAGAAGAAGAGAAAATGGCCCCCTGGCTTGCGGCCATCACTGACACCCTGGAAGTGCTGCACAAGAACGACGTCAATCCCCACGGCTCCATGAACTACATCATGGAAAAAGCCAACATCCAGTTCAAATCCATCAACTTTATGCGTGGCCGCTCCATCCAGAATGCCATAGTGCTGTTGGATGAATGTCAAAACCTCACAGCATCGCAAATCAAAACCATGATCACCCGCATGGGCGAAGGCACCAAGCTTATCTGCTCGGGCAACCTGGCCCAGATAGACTCCAATTATCTGACCGCCGTGACCTCGGGCCTGACCTACATTGTGGAAAGGTTCAAGAACTTCGAAGGCAGTGCCAATGTCTACCTCAATGGTGTGGTCAGATCCCGGCTTGCCGAATTCGCCGAGGAGCACCTGTAA
- a CDS encoding DUF3530 family protein, whose amino-acid sequence MRALFALSHSVLLSLSLLLSLLLPTAQAADDPAFDYLKSRQMRAINVEGTELPVLVRPWEGKSQHGAALIFADTGFGADAPGLVAFLRDGLSPLGWASISMTPPSNPPHPSFSTAPEEVAKAGDKQLSLPPGKAMDRFSPEEWQQHVDTQLGFVEASLGQLDQIGAAYPGKRILVSMDRSAALLLQLLADGKVAPPDLLVIINPYSESPDFDERLPGLVAIQEVPVLDIQSPDGNRASLAAASLRRANSAMKDAMAYRQLPLALNISEPDAWADVLSAIRGFAASVKAAPLN is encoded by the coding sequence ATGCGCGCCCTCTTTGCCCTGAGCCACAGTGTTCTGCTGAGCCTGAGTCTGTTGTTGAGTCTGTTATTACCCACAGCCCAGGCCGCCGATGATCCTGCATTCGATTACCTCAAGAGCCGCCAAATGCGCGCCATCAACGTGGAAGGCACTGAGCTGCCGGTATTGGTGCGCCCCTGGGAAGGCAAGAGTCAGCACGGTGCGGCGCTGATTTTTGCCGACACCGGCTTTGGCGCCGATGCCCCGGGACTGGTGGCCTTTTTGCGGGATGGTTTAAGCCCTCTGGGCTGGGCCAGTATCAGCATGACGCCACCGAGTAACCCACCCCACCCAAGTTTTTCCACGGCGCCGGAAGAGGTGGCAAAGGCGGGAGACAAACAGCTGTCATTGCCACCGGGCAAGGCCATGGACAGGTTCAGCCCAGAGGAATGGCAACAACATGTGGACACCCAGCTGGGCTTTGTGGAGGCCAGTCTGGGGCAATTGGATCAGATAGGTGCAGCCTATCCGGGCAAGCGCATCCTGGTGAGCATGGACCGCAGCGCCGCCCTGCTGCTGCAGCTGCTGGCGGATGGCAAGGTGGCACCACCGGATCTTCTGGTGATAATCAACCCCTACAGCGAGTCGCCGGACTTTGACGAACGCCTGCCGGGGCTGGTGGCCATACAGGAAGTTCCGGTGCTGGATATTCAATCGCCGGATGGCAATAGAGCGAGCCTGGCTGCCGCCTCGCTGCGGCGAGCCAATTCGGCCATGAAAGATGCCATGGCCTACCGGCAGCTGCCACTGGCGCTCAACATCAGTGAACCCGATGCCTGGGCCGATGTGCTCAGCGCTATCCGGGGCTTCGCCGCCAGTGTCAAGGCCGCTCCCCTTAACTGA
- the rapA gene encoding RNA polymerase-associated protein RapA, whose product MSFAVGQRWISDTESELGLGTVVQIEGRMVTLLFPATGENRMFAMAEAPLTRVIYNPGDTIDSAEGWGMTVDKVEELNGLVFYLGKRTDTGEDTLLRETLLEHNIRFNKPQDRLYAGQIDRIERFGVRYKAQLLRHKQATSPLLGLQGPRVGLIPHQLWIAHEVGRRHAPRVLLADEVGLGKTIEAGLIIHQQLITGRAERVLVIVPDTLRHQWLVEMLRRFNLRFSVFDEDRCVEAFADHDNPFYTEQLVICSLELLRKKRRLEQALDADWDLMVVDEAHHLEWSEDEPSRAYQVVEALAAVVPGVLLLTATPDQLGHQSHFARLRLLDPDRFYDYQAFLEEEKGYQAVAEAADALASGIKLSDEAINGLTELLSEKDIAPAIRQIQAENLDEELRQAARDELLQELLDRHGTGRVLFRNSRASVKGFPKREFHSHGFELPEQYVTAMRVNAMMGGARTQEARVAQALSPERIYQEFDDNNASWWKFDPRVDWLIDFLKSHRSKKVLVIASRAETALALEEALRTREGIQATVFHEGMSIIERDKAGAYFAQEEGGAQALICSEIGSEGRNFQFASHLVLFDLPLNPDLLEQRIGRLDRIGQRHDVQIHLPFLKHTAQEQLMHWYHEGLCAFELTCPGGHVLFGEFKERLLSVLTGESDELDELMADTKARYKALKAAMEQGRDKLLELNSHGGAKAEAIAASLSDADEDTDLIASVIRLWDVIGIDQDDKGENSIVLRTTDHMMYPTYPGLNEDGVTVTFDRNTALSRDDIALITLEHPLVQTGLDLITGSDTGTTCVALLKNKALPAGTIFLELIYLAETTAPKASQLYRYLPPTPVRVLLDKNGNNLSDKVDYDNFDKQLSGVNRHIASKLVNASQTILHPLFAKGEEFAGEALEILTRDARARMETQLGAELSRLEALKAVNPSIREEELEHLRQMMQELSGYLGNTQLQLDAIRLVLVSHN is encoded by the coding sequence ATGTCGTTTGCGGTTGGGCAGCGCTGGATCAGTGACACAGAATCGGAATTGGGTTTGGGCACAGTGGTGCAGATAGAGGGCCGCATGGTCACTCTGCTGTTTCCTGCCACCGGTGAAAACCGCATGTTTGCCATGGCCGAAGCGCCCCTCACCCGGGTGATATACAACCCCGGAGACACCATCGACAGCGCCGAAGGCTGGGGCATGACGGTGGACAAGGTCGAAGAATTAAACGGCCTGGTATTTTATTTGGGCAAGCGCACCGACACGGGTGAAGACACCCTGCTGCGCGAGACCCTGCTCGAGCACAATATTCGTTTCAACAAGCCCCAGGATCGCCTGTACGCCGGCCAGATTGACCGTATCGAGCGCTTTGGTGTGCGTTATAAGGCGCAGTTGCTGCGCCACAAGCAGGCCACCTCGCCACTGCTGGGCCTGCAGGGCCCAAGGGTTGGCCTGATTCCGCATCAGCTGTGGATTGCCCATGAAGTGGGCCGTCGCCACGCCCCGCGGGTATTGCTCGCCGACGAAGTGGGTCTGGGTAAAACCATTGAAGCGGGCCTGATTATCCACCAACAGCTGATAACAGGCCGCGCCGAGCGGGTACTGGTGATAGTGCCCGATACCCTGCGCCACCAGTGGCTGGTGGAAATGCTGCGCCGCTTTAACCTGCGCTTCTCGGTATTTGATGAAGACCGCTGCGTGGAGGCCTTTGCCGACCACGACAACCCCTTCTACACAGAGCAGCTGGTGATTTGCTCGCTGGAGCTGCTGCGCAAGAAGCGCCGATTGGAGCAGGCGCTGGATGCCGATTGGGATCTGATGGTGGTGGACGAAGCCCACCACCTGGAGTGGAGCGAAGACGAGCCCAGCCGCGCCTATCAGGTGGTCGAGGCCCTCGCCGCCGTGGTACCCGGGGTGCTGCTGCTCACCGCCACTCCGGATCAACTGGGCCACCAGAGCCACTTTGCCCGTTTGCGCCTGCTGGATCCCGACCGTTTTTACGACTATCAGGCCTTCCTCGAGGAAGAAAAAGGCTACCAGGCCGTGGCCGAAGCCGCCGATGCCCTGGCAAGCGGCATCAAGCTTTCCGATGAGGCCATCAACGGCCTGACCGAGCTCTTGTCGGAGAAAGACATAGCCCCGGCCATTCGCCAGATCCAGGCCGAAAACCTCGACGAAGAGCTGCGCCAGGCCGCCCGCGATGAGCTGCTGCAGGAACTTCTGGACCGCCACGGCACCGGCCGGGTGCTGTTCCGTAACAGCCGCGCCTCGGTAAAGGGCTTCCCCAAGCGGGAGTTCCACAGCCACGGCTTCGAACTGCCTGAGCAATACGTGACCGCCATGCGGGTAAACGCCATGATGGGCGGCGCCCGCACCCAGGAAGCCCGGGTGGCCCAGGCCCTGAGCCCCGAGCGTATCTATCAGGAGTTTGATGACAACAACGCCAGCTGGTGGAAGTTCGACCCAAGGGTCGACTGGCTTATCGACTTTTTGAAGTCCCATCGCTCCAAGAAGGTGCTGGTAATTGCCAGCCGCGCCGAGACGGCACTGGCGCTGGAAGAAGCCCTGCGCACCCGTGAAGGCATACAGGCCACTGTGTTCCACGAAGGCATGTCCATCATTGAGCGCGACAAGGCCGGTGCCTACTTTGCCCAGGAAGAAGGCGGCGCCCAGGCGCTGATTTGCTCGGAAATCGGCTCTGAAGGCCGTAACTTCCAGTTTGCCAGCCACCTGGTACTGTTCGACCTGCCCCTGAACCCGGATTTGCTGGAGCAGCGTATCGGCCGTCTGGACCGTATCGGCCAGCGCCACGATGTGCAGATTCACCTGCCGTTCCTCAAGCACACGGCTCAGGAACAACTGATGCACTGGTATCACGAAGGGCTGTGCGCCTTCGAACTCACCTGCCCCGGCGGCCATGTGCTTTTTGGGGAGTTCAAAGAGCGTCTGCTCAGTGTGCTGACCGGTGAGAGTGACGAGCTGGATGAACTGATGGCCGACACCAAGGCACGCTACAAGGCGCTGAAAGCCGCCATGGAGCAGGGTCGCGACAAGCTGCTTGAACTCAACAGCCACGGCGGCGCCAAGGCCGAAGCCATTGCAGCCAGCCTCAGCGACGCCGACGAAGATACCGACCTTATCGCCTCGGTGATCCGCCTGTGGGACGTGATAGGTATCGACCAGGATGACAAGGGTGAAAACTCCATCGTGCTGCGCACCACGGATCATATGATGTACCCCACCTATCCCGGTCTCAACGAGGATGGGGTGACTGTCACCTTCGATCGCAACACGGCACTGTCACGGGACGATATCGCCCTTATCACCCTGGAGCATCCTCTGGTGCAGACCGGGCTCGACCTCATCACAGGGTCTGATACCGGCACCACCTGTGTGGCACTGTTGAAAAACAAGGCGTTACCGGCGGGCACCATTTTCCTGGAGCTGATTTACCTCGCCGAAACCACAGCGCCCAAGGCCAGCCAGCTTTACCGCTATCTGCCGCCCACGCCGGTGCGTGTGCTGCTGGATAAGAACGGTAACAACCTGTCTGACAAGGTGGACTACGACAACTTCGACAAGCAGCTGTCCGGGGTGAATCGCCATATCGCCAGCAAGCTGGTCAATGCCTCCCAGACCATATTGCATCCGCTGTTTGCCAAGGGTGAAGAGTTTGCAGGGGAAGCCCTTGAAATCCTGACCAGGGATGCCAGGGCGCGCATGGAAACCCAGCTGGGCGCCGAGCTCTCACGGCTTGAGGCCCTCAAGGCGGTGAACCCCAGCATCCGCGAAGAAGAGCTGGAGCACCTGCGGCAGATGATGCAGGAACTGTCGGGCTACCTTGGCAATACCCAGCTGCAGCTGGATGCCATCCGCCTGGTGCTGGTAAGCCACAACTGA
- a CDS encoding amidohydrolase has product MVAHRSLHTGSRSLNSLPRRTLLASLLLFCCQGAPTAATIKLENIRGYGFDDERQLVSFDTLAYDDATGKVLARGKEAQSLTTDKVLNGAGKTLLPGLIDGHGHVLGLGQSLSRVELRESRTEAAAASLVSDFARAHPEQRWILGRGWNQELWDSRAYPSKASLDALISDRPVWLQRVDGHAGWANSKALALAGISRDTLDPDGGQIIKDAKGEPTGVLVDNAMALLERHIPEPDKAERLAAFATAFDHLLSLGITATHDAGISAAELGDYQALRQQDKLPVRIYAMLSAADPALDTWLKQGPILDEDERLVARSVKIYSDGALGSRGAALLAPYSDRPGETGLLVTPEPELGSLIKATVAAGFQANVHAIGDRANRMVLDKFAQLDNKTREAGRHRIEHAQIIDPEDLPRFATLKVLPSMQPTHATSDMNMAGDRLGEQRLRGAYAWRTLVDLGSPIVGGSDFPVELANPFHGLHAAVTRQDQRNLPEGGWRPAEKLTLAEALRAFTRDAAYGAFQEQKMGSLTPGSFADFIVLDRDIFAIAPEQLWQTRVLETHVAGKQVYALGQ; this is encoded by the coding sequence ATGGTCGCTCACCGCTCCTTGCATACAGGCTCACGTTCTCTCAATTCCCTGCCACGCCGCACATTGCTGGCCTCCTTGCTGCTGTTTTGCTGCCAGGGCGCCCCCACAGCCGCCACCATCAAACTGGAAAATATCCGCGGTTACGGTTTTGATGACGAGCGTCAATTGGTCTCCTTCGACACCCTCGCCTATGACGATGCCACCGGCAAGGTGCTGGCAAGGGGCAAGGAGGCGCAGTCGCTGACCACAGACAAGGTGCTTAATGGCGCCGGCAAGACACTGTTACCGGGGCTGATTGACGGCCATGGTCATGTCTTGGGGCTGGGACAGAGCCTGAGCCGGGTTGAGCTCAGGGAAAGCCGCACCGAAGCGGCGGCCGCCAGTCTGGTGAGTGACTTTGCCCGTGCCCATCCGGAGCAACGCTGGATACTGGGCCGAGGCTGGAATCAGGAACTCTGGGACAGCCGCGCCTATCCCAGCAAGGCCTCGCTGGATGCCCTGATAAGCGACAGACCCGTTTGGCTGCAGCGTGTTGATGGTCACGCAGGCTGGGCCAACAGCAAGGCGCTGGCCCTGGCGGGGATAAGCCGGGATACCCTCGACCCGGACGGCGGTCAAATCATCAAGGACGCAAAGGGTGAGCCCACGGGCGTGTTGGTGGATAACGCCATGGCGCTGCTGGAAAGACACATTCCCGAACCCGATAAAGCCGAGCGGCTCGCCGCCTTTGCCACCGCCTTTGACCACCTGCTCTCTCTGGGTATCACTGCCACCCATGATGCGGGCATCAGCGCCGCCGAGCTGGGCGACTATCAGGCACTCAGGCAGCAAGATAAGCTGCCGGTACGGATATACGCCATGCTGTCGGCGGCCGATCCGGCGCTGGATACCTGGCTGAAACAGGGCCCGATTCTGGATGAAGACGAGCGTCTGGTGGCGCGCTCGGTGAAAATTTACAGTGACGGCGCCCTTGGCAGCCGGGGGGCGGCGCTGCTGGCACCCTACAGCGACAGACCCGGCGAAACAGGACTGCTGGTCACCCCTGAGCCGGAACTTGGCAGCCTGATAAAGGCCACGGTAGCGGCCGGTTTTCAGGCCAATGTTCATGCCATAGGCGACAGAGCCAACCGCATGGTGTTGGATAAGTTCGCCCAATTGGATAACAAAACCCGCGAGGCAGGTCGCCATCGCATCGAACACGCCCAAATTATCGATCCCGAGGATTTGCCGCGCTTCGCCACGCTCAAGGTATTGCCCTCCATGCAACCCACCCACGCCACCTCAGATATGAATATGGCCGGGGATCGCCTCGGTGAGCAGCGTCTGCGTGGTGCCTATGCCTGGCGTACCCTGGTGGACCTTGGCAGCCCCATTGTGGGTGGCTCCGACTTCCCGGTTGAGCTGGCTAATCCCTTCCACGGCCTCCATGCCGCCGTCACCCGTCAGGATCAGCGTAATCTGCCGGAAGGTGGCTGGCGCCCGGCTGAGAAGTTGACCCTGGCCGAAGCCCTGCGTGCCTTCACCCGGGATGCGGCCTATGGCGCCTTTCAGGAGCAGAAAATGGGCAGCCTGACGCCGGGCAGCTTTGCCGATTTTATTGTGCTGGACAGGGACATCTTCGCCATCGCACCTGAGCAGCTGTGGCAGACCCGGGTACTTGAAACCCATGTGGCAGGTAAGCAGGTGTATGCCCTGGGGCAATAA
- a CDS encoding response regulator produces the protein MKSTEPDLQLKSPIQRNYNRAVFYTYIGVIVMACLTAWFFFDREKTQQLAQREEQIDRHVLQIDLLLESSIRAVKSLRDVAVDHLRLGELVRRDRLPQYEKFNEDGQYFTLEPHYAQGNKPFNNMGRITGIGSLKDRSDKFYQELEMLFELSLSFPVAKEAAPKASAIYYISKRRMMSYFPWPLDEQRFRDELLNKKQFQLATPAMNPQRSVFWSEAYLDSTDKGLLTTLGVPIYLEDEFIGSINLDMTLASLARQIRLYFKMPGTVILLDQSNNILSHSDMAGNDLKRVLHISQKIPSELHSLPESELFDAQGGIIRNGYYIHSVALHNAPWRLLYIQDVDDLFQESWAKLQLTFILVVLALSVLVTIVHWQTRRSFVSPASRLLSHLEGCSAEPMPVPEKITPGWEPWFQLVSRIFEENQQYTKHLAEQNKRLDKLVARRTERLKETTERREREYALLRSLLDSIPEAIVFKDKEGHYLGCNKAAERMLGFSEAEMIGLSSEELTSPEQGSRIRAEDEQVLTERKPLRYQEKIELAGKPVLLDTLKLPFYNRRGELMGLIAVWRDVTREYESAEQLRLSEERYHLAMDAVEDGLWDWYLDSEQIICNPAYYSMLGYKTNEFPALLSTIDSLIHPDDRIRVQEYREQYLKDPIGAYEIEFRMRAKTGQYHWMLSRGRVVEFTQDAQPKRMVGTHKDITRHKSNEVALLEAKQDAELANLYKSEFLANMSHEIRTPMNAIIGMLQLAGRTSLTEQQKDYLDKASFSAQSLLRIINDILDFSKIEAGKLELEKVAFPLDKVLDHSLDLNALRAQEKGIELLLYAPVSAGIMLKGDPLRLGQVLINLLSNAVKFTQNGEIELGCEDVGERDHRITLKFWVRDTGIGISREQQDKLFDAFAQADGSTTRKYGGTGLGLSISKHLVSMMGGTMQVESEPGVGSTFSFTVSFEIAEEARVAPMVVPERLASLRTLVVDDNPTALQIYSSVMRDFHFEVETASTGAEALYKLGKQPVDLVLLDWMMPEMDGIQVIDAIDEMVAEGKLAARPVIIIMTAYAAEPLKVDLDSDRVFAMLQKPFKASSLFDEIIRAFAPPAPKALPAPEVQDEGEHQGVVLLVEDNFINQQVATELLKSAGYEVDVADNGQISLEMVGKRSYDAILMDIQMPVMDGLTAATELRKRYSFDELPIIAMTAHAMSGDREKSLAAGMNAHITKPIVLNELFETLSHWIGHKDKHRGNP, from the coding sequence ATGAAATCGACTGAGCCGGATTTGCAGCTCAAATCGCCTATTCAGCGCAATTACAACCGCGCCGTGTTTTACACCTACATAGGTGTAATTGTGATGGCGTGCCTGACCGCCTGGTTTTTCTTCGACCGGGAAAAGACCCAGCAGCTGGCCCAGCGCGAAGAGCAAATTGACCGACACGTACTGCAAATCGACCTCTTGCTGGAGTCCAGCATCCGGGCGGTAAAGAGCTTGCGTGACGTCGCCGTGGATCATTTGCGCCTCGGTGAGCTGGTGCGCAGAGATCGCTTGCCCCAGTACGAAAAATTCAACGAAGACGGCCAGTACTTCACCCTCGAGCCCCACTATGCCCAGGGCAATAAGCCCTTCAATAACATGGGCCGCATCACGGGTATTGGCTCCCTCAAAGACAGAAGCGACAAGTTCTATCAGGAACTGGAAATGCTGTTTGAGCTGTCGCTGTCGTTTCCGGTGGCCAAAGAGGCCGCCCCCAAGGCGTCTGCCATCTACTACATCTCCAAACGGCGGATGATGTCCTACTTCCCCTGGCCGTTGGATGAACAACGCTTTCGCGACGAACTGCTGAACAAGAAACAGTTCCAGCTGGCCACCCCGGCCATGAACCCCCAGCGCAGCGTGTTCTGGAGTGAGGCCTATCTCGACTCCACCGACAAGGGCCTGCTGACCACCCTGGGTGTACCCATCTACCTTGAAGATGAGTTTATCGGCTCCATCAATCTGGACATGACCCTGGCCTCGCTGGCGCGGCAAATCCGTCTCTACTTCAAGATGCCGGGCACGGTAATCCTGCTCGACCAGAGCAACAACATACTGTCCCACTCCGACATGGCGGGCAACGACCTCAAGCGGGTGCTGCACATCAGCCAGAAGATCCCCTCTGAGCTGCACTCGTTGCCGGAGTCGGAACTCTTTGATGCCCAGGGCGGCATTATCCGCAATGGTTACTACATTCACTCGGTGGCGCTGCACAATGCGCCCTGGCGTCTGCTGTACATTCAGGATGTGGATGACCTCTTCCAGGAGAGCTGGGCGAAGCTGCAGCTGACCTTTATTCTGGTGGTACTGGCGCTCTCGGTGCTGGTGACCATAGTGCACTGGCAGACCCGCCGCTCCTTCGTAAGCCCCGCATCCAGGCTGCTCTCACACCTCGAGGGCTGCTCGGCCGAGCCCATGCCCGTGCCGGAAAAAATCACCCCCGGCTGGGAGCCATGGTTCCAGCTGGTAAGCCGTATTTTTGAAGAAAACCAGCAGTACACCAAGCACCTGGCCGAGCAGAACAAGCGCCTCGACAAGCTGGTGGCGCGCCGCACCGAAAGGCTGAAAGAAACCACAGAGCGCCGCGAGCGTGAATATGCGCTCTTGCGCTCTTTGCTCGACTCCATTCCCGAGGCCATTGTTTTCAAAGACAAGGAAGGCCATTACCTCGGCTGTAACAAGGCTGCCGAGCGTATGTTGGGTTTCAGCGAAGCCGAGATGATTGGCCTGTCCAGCGAAGAGCTCACATCCCCCGAGCAGGGCAGCCGCATCCGTGCCGAGGATGAGCAGGTACTGACAGAGCGCAAACCGCTGCGTTATCAGGAAAAAATCGAACTGGCCGGCAAGCCTGTGCTGCTCGATACCCTCAAGCTGCCCTTCTACAATCGCCGCGGTGAGCTGATGGGCCTGATTGCGGTGTGGCGTGACGTGACCCGCGAATACGAGTCGGCCGAGCAGCTGCGGCTGTCGGAAGAGCGCTACCATCTCGCCATGGACGCGGTGGAAGATGGCCTGTGGGACTGGTATCTCGACTCAGAGCAAATCATCTGCAACCCGGCCTATTACTCCATGCTGGGGTACAAGACCAACGAGTTCCCGGCGCTGCTCTCCACCATCGACAGCCTGATTCATCCGGACGATCGCATCCGGGTGCAGGAGTACCGCGAGCAGTACCTCAAAGACCCCATAGGCGCCTACGAGATTGAGTTCCGGATGCGCGCCAAGACGGGCCAGTACCACTGGATGTTGAGCCGTGGCCGGGTGGTGGAATTTACCCAGGATGCCCAGCCCAAGCGGATGGTGGGTACCCACAAGGACATTACCCGCCACAAGAGCAACGAGGTGGCGCTGCTGGAGGCCAAGCAGGATGCGGAGCTTGCCAACCTCTACAAGAGCGAATTTTTGGCCAACATGAGCCACGAAATCCGCACCCCCATGAACGCCATCATAGGCATGTTGCAACTGGCGGGGCGCACCAGCCTCACCGAGCAGCAAAAAGATTACCTGGATAAGGCGAGCTTCTCGGCCCAGTCGCTGCTGCGCATCATTAACGACATCCTCGACTTCTCCAAGATTGAGGCCGGTAAGCTGGAGCTGGAAAAAGTCGCCTTCCCGCTGGACAAGGTGCTGGACCACTCGCTGGACCTCAACGCCCTGCGGGCTCAGGAAAAGGGCATCGAACTCCTGCTGTATGCCCCCGTGTCGGCGGGCATCATGCTCAAGGGGGACCCGCTGCGTCTGGGGCAGGTGCTGATTAACCTCTTGTCCAACGCGGTGAAATTCACCCAAAACGGCGAAATTGAACTGGGCTGTGAAGACGTGGGCGAGCGCGACCACCGTATCACCCTCAAGTTCTGGGTGCGGGATACCGGCATAGGCATCAGCCGCGAGCAGCAGGACAAGCTGTTCGACGCCTTTGCCCAGGCCGATGGCTCCACCACCCGCAAGTATGGCGGCACGGGCCTGGGGCTTTCCATCAGTAAGCACCTGGTGTCCATGATGGGCGGCACCATGCAGGTAGAGAGTGAGCCCGGTGTGGGCTCCACCTTCAGCTTCACCGTGAGTTTTGAAATCGCCGAAGAAGCCAGGGTCGCCCCCATGGTGGTGCCCGAGCGTCTGGCAAGCCTGCGTACCCTGGTGGTGGACGATAACCCCACGGCGCTGCAGATTTATTCCAGCGTGATGCGCGACTTCCACTTTGAGGTGGAAACCGCCTCCACCGGCGCCGAGGCCCTGTATAAGCTCGGTAAACAGCCGGTGGATCTGGTGCTGCTCGACTGGATGATGCCGGAGATGGATGGCATACAGGTGATAGACGCCATCGATGAGATGGTGGCCGAAGGCAAGCTCGCCGCCCGGCCGGTGATCATCATCATGACCGCCTACGCCGCCGAGCCGCTGAAGGTGGATTTGGACAGCGACCGCGTGTTTGCCATGCTGCAAAAGCCCTTCAAGGCGTCCAGCCTGTTCGATGAAATCATCCGCGCCTTTGCGCCGCCTGCGCCCAAGGCCCTGCCGGCACCTGAGGTGCAGGATGAGGGTGAGCATCAGGGCGTGGTGCTTTTGGTGGAAGATAACTTTATCAACCAACAGGTGGCCACCGAGCTTCTCAAGAGCGCCGGTTACGAGGTGGATGTGGCCGACAATGGCCAGATATCGCTGGAGATGGTGGGCAAGCGCAGTTAC